A section of the Agromyces aurantiacus genome encodes:
- a CDS encoding aminopeptidase P family protein codes for MTDSAEPVPFTIDDFAERMGRAARAAGAEGLDGLLVTPGPDLLYLTGYAPVAITERLTLLVVPVDGRPSLVVPKLERPDAERAAGAPALRLLDWTDGSDPYETAAPLLGPGRYAVSDSAWAMHLLGLQGRRTDTSYVAMTTALPMLRAVKDADELARLAAAGEAADAAYAEILKVRFAGRTEREVAADLAALLLRFGHSQVDFTVVGSGPNGANPHHEIGDRVIEHGDMVVLDFGGLKHGYGSDTTRTVHVGEPTEEERRVHEIVRRAQQAAFEVVRPGIECQEVDRVARAVIAEAGYVEYFIHRVGHGIGLTTHEPPYMVEGEHRRLQPGMCFSIEPGIYLPGRFGVRIEDIVVVEPDGGRRLNRTPHEMAIVA; via the coding sequence ATGACCGATTCCGCCGAGCCCGTCCCGTTCACCATCGACGACTTCGCCGAGCGGATGGGCCGCGCCGCACGCGCCGCCGGCGCCGAGGGTCTCGACGGCCTCCTCGTCACGCCGGGACCCGACCTGCTCTACCTGACGGGGTACGCGCCGGTCGCGATCACCGAACGCCTCACCCTGCTCGTCGTGCCCGTCGACGGCCGGCCGAGCCTCGTGGTGCCCAAGCTCGAGCGACCCGATGCCGAGCGCGCGGCGGGCGCTCCGGCGCTGCGCCTGCTCGACTGGACCGACGGAAGCGACCCCTACGAGACCGCGGCCCCGTTGCTCGGGCCCGGGCGCTACGCGGTCTCGGACTCGGCGTGGGCGATGCACCTGCTCGGCCTCCAGGGCCGACGGACCGACACCTCGTACGTCGCGATGACGACCGCCCTGCCGATGCTGCGCGCGGTCAAGGACGCCGACGAGCTCGCGCGCCTCGCCGCCGCGGGCGAGGCCGCCGATGCCGCCTACGCCGAGATCCTGAAGGTTCGCTTCGCGGGCCGGACCGAGCGCGAGGTCGCGGCCGACCTCGCGGCCCTGCTCCTGCGGTTCGGGCACTCGCAGGTGGACTTCACGGTCGTGGGCTCGGGCCCGAACGGTGCGAACCCGCACCATGAGATCGGCGACCGTGTCATCGAGCACGGCGACATGGTCGTGCTCGACTTCGGCGGCCTGAAGCACGGCTACGGCTCGGACACCACCCGCACGGTGCACGTCGGCGAGCCGACCGAGGAGGAGCGCCGCGTGCACGAGATCGTGCGGCGGGCGCAGCAGGCCGCGTTCGAGGTCGTGCGCCCCGGCATCGAGTGCCAGGAGGTCGACCGGGTCGCCCGCGCGGTGATCGCCGAGGCGGGGTACGTCGAGTACTTCATCCATCGGGTGGGCCACGGCATCGGGCTCACGACCCATGAGCCGCCGTACATGGTCGAGGGCGAGCACCGCCGGTTGCAGCCGGGCATGTGCTTCTCGATCGAGCCCGGGATCTACCTGCCCGGCCGATTCGGCGTGCGCATCGAGGACATCGTGGTGGTCGAGCCCGACGGCGGGCGCCGACTGAACCGCACCCCGCACGAGATGGCCATCGTGGCATGA
- a CDS encoding type 1 glutamine amidotransferase domain-containing protein: protein MAERLTGKRVAFLMTDGFEQVEFTRPWEALRAAGAEVELIAPETGTVQGMNHVEPADAFEVDHAASDVEADLYDALVLPGGVVNADHLRMDRPSVAFARGFFEQHKPVAVICHGAWILAEADVLHGRRMTSYPSLRTDLANAGADWVDEQVVVDEGLVSSRRPDDLPAFIDATIEEISEGAHAGQVA from the coding sequence ATGGCCGAGCGACTCACGGGCAAGCGCGTCGCGTTCCTGATGACCGACGGATTCGAGCAGGTGGAGTTCACCCGGCCGTGGGAGGCGCTCCGCGCGGCGGGCGCCGAGGTCGAGCTGATCGCCCCCGAGACCGGCACCGTGCAGGGCATGAACCACGTCGAGCCCGCCGACGCGTTCGAGGTCGACCACGCGGCATCCGACGTCGAAGCCGACCTCTACGACGCGCTCGTGCTGCCGGGCGGCGTCGTGAACGCCGATCACCTGCGCATGGACCGGCCCTCGGTGGCGTTCGCGCGCGGCTTCTTCGAGCAGCACAAGCCGGTCGCCGTGATCTGCCACGGGGCGTGGATCCTCGCGGAGGCCGACGTGCTGCACGGGCGCCGGATGACGTCGTACCCGTCGCTCCGGACCGACCTGGCCAACGCCGGCGCCGACTGGGTGGACGAGCAGGTCGTGGTCGACGAGGGGCTGGTCTCGAGCCGGCGGCCCGACGACCTGCCCGCCTTCATCGACGCGACGATCGAGGAGATCTCCGAGGGTGCGCACGCCGGGCAGGTCGCCTGA
- a CDS encoding dodecin family protein, protein MSSVARVTTITAYSETSFEDAVSVGIARAAATLRGVKGAWVKEQKVTVEGDRVVEWSVTLEVTFVLDD, encoded by the coding sequence ATGTCATCGGTCGCACGGGTCACCACGATCACCGCGTACTCGGAGACGAGCTTCGAGGATGCCGTCTCGGTCGGCATCGCGCGCGCGGCGGCGACGCTGCGGGGCGTCAAGGGCGCCTGGGTCAAGGAGCAGAAGGTCACGGTCGAAGGCGACCGCGTCGTCGAGTGGTCGGTGACCCTCGAGGTCACGTTCGTGCTCGACGACTGA
- a CDS encoding M28 family metallopeptidase, producing the protein MYRSARLSRRAVVLATATSALAALALAPAGAALAAPKAKVCDTRNNNTITKLLECVNAAGATEHLQALQDIADDNGGTRAAGTPGYEASVDYVVDTLEAAGWSVSIDEFPYTYVGPSTLTQLAPISAEYPTGPFTGSGAGDVTAGVSPVDLQLGLGNTSSSGCDAADFAGFTAGSIALIQRGTCNFSVKALNAAAAGAAGVVIFNQGNDTTDARNGLIVGTLGGSDVVDIPVVGASYEQGVALSQAGSIANIFVPAPESRPQKNVIAEKTGLNDDNVVMAGAHLDSVQAGPGINDNGSGSASLLELAQQLSKLEPQNTIRLAWWGAEESGLIGSEEYVAELSQEERDRIALYLNFDMVASPNYIFMVYDGDESGWLAPEGVPIPDGSIQIEKLFEGYYTSVGAPYDDAQFSGRSDYDAFIRVGIPAGGLFTGAEIVKTAEQASIWGGTAGASYDPCYHQACDTLANVNQRALDVNVDAIALAVLAYSYTTESVNGVAGADIPGGLGLPAPSGPEGTIGGNAGGLDPDLVGDGHHHGPHETE; encoded by the coding sequence ATGTATCGATCTGCAAGGCTTTCCCGCCGCGCCGTGGTGCTCGCGACCGCGACATCCGCGCTCGCTGCACTGGCGCTCGCGCCCGCCGGCGCCGCACTCGCCGCCCCCAAGGCGAAGGTGTGCGATACCCGCAACAACAACACGATCACCAAGCTCCTCGAGTGCGTGAACGCCGCCGGTGCGACGGAGCACCTGCAGGCGCTCCAGGACATCGCCGACGACAACGGCGGCACCCGCGCCGCCGGCACGCCCGGGTACGAGGCGAGCGTCGACTACGTCGTCGACACGCTCGAGGCGGCCGGATGGAGCGTCAGCATCGACGAGTTCCCGTACACGTACGTCGGGCCGTCCACGCTCACGCAGCTCGCGCCGATCTCCGCGGAGTACCCGACCGGTCCGTTCACGGGCAGCGGCGCGGGCGACGTCACCGCTGGGGTATCGCCGGTCGACCTGCAGCTCGGCCTCGGCAACACGAGCTCGAGCGGATGCGACGCGGCCGACTTCGCGGGCTTCACCGCGGGGAGCATCGCGCTGATCCAGCGCGGAACCTGCAACTTCAGCGTCAAGGCGCTGAACGCGGCGGCGGCCGGTGCCGCGGGCGTCGTCATCTTCAACCAGGGCAATGACACGACCGATGCGCGCAACGGCCTCATCGTCGGCACGCTCGGCGGTTCGGATGTCGTCGACATCCCGGTCGTCGGGGCCAGCTACGAGCAGGGCGTCGCGCTCTCGCAGGCGGGGTCGATCGCGAACATCTTCGTCCCGGCACCCGAGTCGCGCCCGCAGAAGAACGTCATCGCCGAGAAGACGGGCCTCAACGACGACAACGTCGTGATGGCCGGCGCCCACCTCGACTCGGTCCAGGCCGGTCCGGGCATCAACGACAACGGCAGCGGCTCCGCCTCGCTGCTCGAGCTCGCGCAGCAGCTCTCCAAGCTCGAGCCGCAGAACACCATCCGCCTCGCCTGGTGGGGCGCCGAGGAGAGCGGCCTGATCGGTTCGGAGGAGTACGTCGCCGAGCTCAGTCAGGAGGAGCGGGACCGCATCGCGCTGTACCTCAACTTCGACATGGTCGCTTCGCCCAACTACATCTTCATGGTGTACGACGGCGACGAGTCCGGCTGGCTCGCACCCGAGGGCGTGCCGATCCCCGACGGCTCGATCCAGATCGAGAAGCTGTTCGAGGGCTACTACACGTCGGTCGGCGCGCCGTACGACGACGCCCAGTTCAGCGGTCGCAGCGATTACGACGCGTTCATCCGCGTCGGCATCCCGGCGGGCGGCCTGTTCACCGGCGCCGAGATCGTGAAGACCGCCGAGCAGGCCTCGATCTGGGGCGGCACGGCCGGGGCATCGTACGACCCGTGCTACCACCAGGCGTGCGACACGCTGGCCAACGTGAACCAGCGGGCGCTCGACGTGAACGTCGACGCGATCGCCCTCGCGGTGCTCGCGTACTCGTACACCACCGAGTCCGTGAACGGCGTCGCCGGTGCGGACATCCCCGGCGGCCTCGGCCTGCCCGCGCCGTCGGGGCCCGAGGGGACGATCGGCGGCAACGCCGGCGGTCTCGACCCCGACCTCGTCGGCGACGGCCACCACCACGGCCCGCACGAGACCGAGTAG
- a CDS encoding LLM class flavin-dependent oxidoreductase, whose translation MRFGLVILPQYDWPEAGRLWRQAEQLGFDHAWTYDHLSWRGLAGERWHATVPTLTAAAMVTERIRLGTFVASPNYRHPVPFAKDVATLDQVSGGRVVLGLGSGGTGFDAFVLGQGELTARERFERFREFTEALDVLLRHERGSGRGISYSGDWYSAVGARMVGEPDQEPRVPFLIAANGPRALRLAARLGSGWVTTGPQADTDAAWWSGVADLAARLDDACAAEGRDPAELDRVLSLDDDGRYSMASVGAFEDAVGRARDLGFTDVVTHRPREHGLYAGTEAVLEEVGSRLDALR comes from the coding sequence ATGCGCTTCGGACTCGTCATCCTGCCCCAGTACGACTGGCCCGAGGCGGGTCGCCTGTGGCGCCAGGCCGAGCAGCTCGGCTTCGACCATGCGTGGACCTACGATCACCTCTCGTGGCGCGGCCTCGCGGGGGAGCGCTGGCACGCCACCGTGCCGACCCTCACCGCCGCCGCGATGGTCACCGAGCGGATCCGGCTCGGCACGTTCGTCGCGAGCCCCAACTACCGGCACCCCGTGCCCTTCGCCAAGGACGTCGCGACGCTCGACCAGGTCTCGGGCGGTCGCGTCGTGCTCGGCCTCGGATCCGGCGGCACCGGGTTCGACGCGTTCGTGCTGGGGCAGGGCGAGCTGACGGCGCGCGAGCGGTTCGAGCGGTTCCGCGAGTTCACCGAGGCCCTCGACGTGCTTCTGCGACACGAACGCGGCTCGGGGCGGGGCATCTCCTACTCGGGCGACTGGTACTCGGCGGTCGGCGCCCGCATGGTCGGCGAACCCGACCAGGAGCCGCGCGTGCCCTTCCTCATCGCGGCGAACGGGCCGCGAGCCCTGCGCCTGGCCGCGCGGCTCGGATCCGGGTGGGTGACCACGGGGCCGCAGGCCGACACGGATGCCGCGTGGTGGAGCGGTGTCGCCGACCTCGCCGCGCGGCTCGACGACGCGTGCGCGGCCGAGGGGCGCGACCCGGCCGAGCTCGACCGCGTGCTCTCGCTCGACGACGACGGGCGGTACTCGATGGCGAGCGTCGGCGCGTTCGAGGACGCGGTCGGCCGTGCGCGCGACCTCGGCTTCACCGACGTGGTGACCCATCGCCCGCGCGAGCACGGACTGTACGCGGGCACCGAGGCGGTCCTCGAGGAGGTCGGCTCGCGGCTCGACGCCCTCCGCTAG
- a CDS encoding DUF5302 domain-containing protein codes for MTPDEQSSTEPSEETKRKFREALDRKNDAARNRSGESHLDGTSAANHSHGPADHRREFRRKSG; via the coding sequence ATGACGCCCGACGAGCAGAGCAGCACGGAGCCCTCCGAGGAGACCAAGCGCAAGTTCCGCGAGGCGCTCGATCGCAAGAACGACGCGGCGAGGAACCGCTCGGGCGAGTCGCACCTCGACGGCACCTCCGCCGCGAACCATTCGCACGGCCCCGCCGATCACCGGCGGGAGTTCCGCCGCAAGAGCGGCTGA
- a CDS encoding CE1759 family FMN reductase, producing the protein MTTKKLVIVSSGLSTPSSTRQLADRLVSDAAGLLGERGIEVEVKVFELRDLAHDITNHLLLGFAPPKLQAALDAVAAADGLIAVTPIFTTSYAGLFKSFIDVIDPDALTDLPVLIGATGGTPRHSLAIDYAIRPLFTYLHAIPVTTGVFAATGDWGDGGDGVRSLPDRIFRGAKEFADLVERTDRSDRVSDPFSLDRPMGHLLGGLAGE; encoded by the coding sequence ATGACCACGAAGAAGCTCGTCATCGTCTCGTCGGGCCTGTCGACCCCGAGTTCGACCCGCCAGCTCGCCGACCGCCTCGTGTCCGACGCCGCCGGCCTGCTCGGCGAGCGCGGCATCGAGGTCGAGGTGAAGGTCTTCGAGCTGCGCGACCTCGCGCACGACATCACGAACCACCTGCTGCTCGGCTTCGCCCCGCCCAAGCTCCAGGCCGCGCTCGACGCGGTCGCCGCGGCCGACGGCCTCATCGCAGTGACGCCGATCTTCACGACGAGCTACGCCGGGCTCTTCAAGTCGTTCATCGACGTGATCGACCCCGACGCGCTCACGGACCTCCCGGTGCTCATCGGGGCGACCGGCGGCACGCCGCGGCACTCGCTCGCGATCGACTACGCGATCCGCCCGCTGTTCACCTACCTCCACGCGATCCCGGTGACCACCGGCGTGTTCGCCGCCACGGGCGACTGGGGCGACGGCGGCGACGGCGTGCGGTCCCTGCCCGACCGCATCTTCCGCGGCGCCAAGGAGTTCGCCGACCTCGTCGAGCGCACCGACCGAAGCGACCGCGTGAGCGATCCCTTCTCACTCGACCGCCCGATGGGGCACCTGCTCGGGGGACTCGCGGGGGAGTAG
- the rpsO gene encoding 30S ribosomal protein S15: MALDAENKKAIIEEYATHPGDTGSPEVQIAILTKRIKDLTEHLKAHKHDHHSRRGLLLLVGQRRRLLGYLADVDINRYRSLIERLGLRR, encoded by the coding sequence ATGGCTCTGGATGCAGAGAACAAGAAGGCGATCATCGAAGAGTACGCGACGCACCCCGGTGACACTGGATCCCCCGAGGTCCAGATCGCGATCCTCACCAAGCGGATCAAGGACCTCACCGAGCACCTCAAGGCGCACAAGCACGACCACCACTCGCGTCGTGGCCTGCTGCTCCTCGTCGGTCAGCGTCGTCGTCTGCTCGGCTACCTCGCCGACGTCGACATCAACCGCTACCGCTCGCTCATCGAGCGTCTCGGGCTGCGCCGCTGA
- a CDS encoding CGNR zinc finger domain-containing protein, whose protein sequence is MIFTDDTTAALGFMAAVADTVPGASESGEDELSSTAQLEGLLDAWGFSGRRDGDRSELDEVRAVRERLRDLWTLERDDMVDAVNAILAENNATPRLMRHDDLDWHIHAVSQDSPLAERMLVEAAMALVDVIRADETRRLARCDADDCTGVFVDLSKNASRRYCSVRCGNRMAARAHRARAEDAAS, encoded by the coding sequence ATGATTTTCACCGATGACACGACGGCCGCCCTCGGGTTCATGGCCGCGGTGGCCGACACGGTGCCCGGCGCGTCGGAGTCCGGCGAGGACGAGCTCTCGTCGACCGCGCAACTCGAGGGCCTCCTCGACGCCTGGGGGTTCTCCGGCCGTCGCGACGGCGACCGGAGCGAACTCGACGAGGTGCGCGCGGTGCGGGAGCGCCTGCGCGACCTGTGGACCCTCGAGCGCGACGACATGGTCGACGCCGTCAACGCCATCCTCGCCGAGAACAACGCCACCCCGCGCCTCATGCGGCACGACGACCTCGACTGGCACATCCACGCGGTCTCGCAGGACTCCCCGCTCGCCGAGCGCATGCTCGTCGAGGCAGCCATGGCGCTCGTCGACGTGATCCGCGCCGACGAGACGCGCCGGCTCGCGCGGTGCGACGCCGACGACTGCACGGGCGTGTTCGTCGACCTGTCCAAGAACGCGTCGCGCCGCTACTGCAGCGTGCGATGCGGCAACCGGATGGCGGCGAGGGCGCACCGTGCACGCGCGGAGGACGCCGCATCCTGA
- a CDS encoding EamA family transporter, with the protein MRASRGLVGIALGLGAGLAFGAGGVFVKPLLESGWTPGAAVLARISIAAVLLSIPGLIALRFDLRPLWRARWTVLLYGLVAVASVQVAFYASLERIPVSMTLLIEYLAPIALVLFAWVRTRRMPQLIVLGGSVLAIAGLVLVIGPGGGALDPLGLLFAAIAMIGVCVYYAIGERASEQVPPVALIASGFVVGAIALAATGAIGLLPMRATFGEVDFLGGTAPWWVPLVTVGAVSTAFAYTAGIAAIRMLGARLASFLGLSEVVFAGIVGWILLGEALGPLQVLGGVLILGGIVLVRLERAPADAASVALDMDLVPVTAPVETPAPARRG; encoded by the coding sequence ATGCGCGCATCGCGAGGACTCGTCGGCATCGCGCTCGGACTCGGCGCCGGGCTCGCCTTCGGGGCGGGCGGCGTGTTCGTCAAGCCGCTCCTCGAGAGCGGATGGACGCCCGGCGCGGCCGTCCTGGCCCGCATCTCGATCGCGGCCGTGCTGCTCTCGATCCCCGGCCTCATCGCGCTGCGCTTCGACCTGCGGCCGCTCTGGCGCGCCCGGTGGACGGTCCTGCTCTACGGCCTCGTCGCCGTCGCGAGCGTGCAGGTCGCCTTCTACGCCTCGCTCGAGCGCATCCCGGTGTCGATGACGCTGCTCATCGAGTACCTCGCGCCGATCGCGCTCGTGCTGTTCGCCTGGGTGCGCACCCGGCGGATGCCGCAGCTGATCGTGCTCGGCGGCTCGGTGCTCGCGATCGCCGGCCTCGTGCTCGTGATCGGGCCCGGCGGGGGCGCACTCGACCCCCTCGGCCTGCTCTTCGCGGCGATCGCCATGATCGGCGTCTGCGTGTACTACGCGATCGGGGAGCGCGCGAGCGAGCAGGTGCCGCCCGTCGCGCTCATCGCCTCGGGCTTCGTGGTGGGCGCGATCGCGCTCGCGGCCACCGGCGCGATCGGGCTGCTCCCGATGAGGGCCACGTTCGGCGAGGTCGACTTCCTCGGCGGCACGGCGCCGTGGTGGGTGCCGCTCGTCACCGTCGGCGCGGTCTCGACCGCGTTCGCGTACACCGCGGGCATCGCCGCCATCCGCATGCTGGGTGCGCGGCTCGCCTCGTTCCTCGGGCTCTCCGAGGTCGTCTTCGCGGGCATCGTGGGCTGGATCCTCCTCGGCGAGGCGCTCGGCCCGCTGCAGGTCCTCGGCGGCGTGCTCATCCTCGGCGGGATCGTGCTGGTCCGCCTCGAGCGCGCGCCGGCGGATGCGGCATCCGTCGCACTGGACATGGACCTCGTGCCCGTCACGGCGCCCGTCGAGACCCCCGCGCCCGCCCGGCGCGGATAG
- a CDS encoding CPBP family glutamic-type intramembrane protease, producing the protein MTAPASIEVRTHPIALVPAALVCGAAILLFGFMQNLAGYAVLAAGLVAAWLVDRSGRTERLLPDLALIALGQAIISTMPLEADISFPAMVRFALVLGLAVAVPYLISRYVYREHVIRFPWRTGRRRTRTQWLYLIGVTFAGWLILPFYFITSGVYQNWPTVTEPSEIARLFVGVNAVGTWDELFFICTVFALLRRHFPTWQANLLQSIVFVSFLWELGYQSWGPLLTIPFALIQGYTFKLTKSLTYVLVVHLIFDAVVFCVIVYAHNGWPAIFPLVPA; encoded by the coding sequence GTGACCGCCCCCGCCTCGATCGAGGTGCGCACGCATCCGATCGCGCTCGTGCCCGCCGCGCTCGTGTGCGGTGCGGCGATCCTGCTGTTCGGGTTCATGCAGAACCTCGCGGGCTACGCGGTGCTGGCCGCGGGGCTCGTCGCGGCGTGGCTCGTCGATCGCTCCGGGCGCACCGAGCGGCTGCTGCCCGACCTCGCGCTCATCGCCCTCGGGCAGGCGATCATCTCGACGATGCCGCTCGAGGCCGACATCTCGTTCCCCGCGATGGTGCGGTTCGCGCTCGTGCTCGGGCTCGCCGTCGCGGTGCCGTACCTGATCTCGCGCTACGTCTACCGCGAGCACGTGATCCGCTTCCCGTGGCGCACCGGCCGCCGCCGGACGCGCACCCAATGGCTCTACCTGATCGGCGTGACGTTCGCCGGATGGCTCATCCTGCCGTTCTACTTCATCACCTCGGGCGTGTACCAGAACTGGCCCACGGTGACGGAGCCGAGCGAGATCGCGCGTCTCTTCGTCGGCGTCAACGCGGTCGGCACGTGGGACGAGCTGTTCTTCATCTGCACGGTCTTCGCGCTGCTGCGCCGGCACTTCCCGACCTGGCAGGCCAACCTGCTGCAGTCGATCGTGTTCGTCTCGTTCCTGTGGGAGCTCGGCTACCAGTCCTGGGGGCCGCTGCTGACCATTCCGTTCGCGCTCATCCAGGGCTATACGTTCAAGCTCACGAAGTCGTTGACCTACGTGCTCGTCGTGCACCTCATCTTCGACGCGGTCGTCTTCTGCGTCATCGTGTACGCGCACAACGGGTGGCCGGCGATCTTCCCGCTCGTGCCGGCGTAG
- a CDS encoding LLM class flavin-dependent oxidoreductase — translation MQFGIFTVSDITQDPTTGRTPSEAERIQATLTIAKHAEEVGLDVFALGEHHNPPFWSSSPTTTLAYIAGQTSTLQLSTATTLITTNDPVKLAEDYAMLQHVSGGRADLMLGRGNTGPVYPWFGKDIRQGLPIAIESYELLHRLWREDVVDWEGKFRTPLQGFTSTPRPLDDVPPFVWHGSIRTPEVAEQAAYYGDGFFANHIFWPASHTARMIALYRQRYEHHGHGTAAQAIVGLGGQVFMRKNSQDAVNEFRPYFDNAPVYGHGPSMEDFTQQTPLTVGSPQEVIDRTLGFRDYVGDYQRQLWLIDHAGLPLKTVLEQLDLLGEEVVPVLRREFAKDRPADVPDAPTHASLVAAKYGDAAPRQATPRANRGDNLTAGSPYQDAEPVAAAASGSSFGPAATRTAGAR, via the coding sequence ATGCAGTTCGGAATCTTCACCGTCAGCGACATCACGCAGGACCCGACGACCGGTCGGACCCCCAGTGAGGCCGAGCGCATCCAGGCGACGCTGACGATCGCCAAGCACGCCGAGGAGGTCGGGCTCGACGTCTTCGCGCTGGGCGAGCACCACAACCCGCCGTTCTGGTCCTCGTCGCCGACCACGACCCTCGCGTACATCGCCGGGCAGACCTCGACGCTGCAGCTCTCGACCGCCACGACGCTCATCACCACCAACGACCCGGTGAAGCTCGCCGAGGACTACGCGATGCTGCAGCACGTCTCGGGCGGCCGCGCCGACCTGATGCTCGGCCGCGGCAACACCGGCCCGGTCTACCCGTGGTTCGGCAAGGACATCCGCCAGGGCCTGCCCATCGCCATCGAGAGCTACGAGCTCCTGCACCGCCTCTGGCGCGAGGACGTCGTGGACTGGGAGGGCAAGTTCCGCACCCCGCTGCAGGGCTTCACCTCGACCCCGCGGCCCCTCGACGACGTCCCGCCGTTCGTCTGGCACGGCTCCATCCGCACGCCCGAGGTCGCCGAGCAGGCCGCCTACTACGGCGACGGCTTCTTCGCGAACCACATCTTCTGGCCCGCGTCGCACACCGCTCGCATGATCGCCCTGTACCGGCAGCGGTACGAGCACCACGGCCACGGCACCGCCGCGCAGGCGATCGTCGGGCTCGGCGGCCAGGTCTTCATGCGCAAGAACTCGCAGGACGCCGTGAACGAGTTCCGGCCGTACTTCGACAACGCGCCGGTCTACGGCCACGGCCCGAGCATGGAGGACTTCACGCAGCAGACGCCGCTCACCGTCGGCAGCCCGCAGGAGGTCATCGACCGCACGCTGGGCTTCCGCGACTACGTCGGCGACTACCAGCGCCAGCTCTGGCTCATCGACCACGCCGGCCTGCCGCTGAAGACCGTGCTCGAGCAGCTCGACCTGCTCGGCGAGGAGGTCGTGCCGGTGCTCCGCCGAGAGTTCGCGAAGGACCGCCCCGCCGATGTGCCCGACGCGCCGACCCACGCCTCGCTCGTCGCGGCGAAGTACGGCGACGCGGCGCCCCGCCAGGCGACCCCGCGCGCCAACCGCGGCGACAACCTGACCGCCGGCTCGCCGTACCAGGATGCCGAGCCCGTCGCCGCGGCGGCCTCCGGCTCGTCCTTCGGTCCGGCCGCGACCCGGACGGCGGGTGCGCGATGA
- a CDS encoding DUF488 domain-containing protein, translating into MAFAIKRIYDAPEASDGHRVLVDRLWPRGVSKERAELDEWAKDVAPSPDLRAEWHRSDDPARFDEFAARYRAELDANPAAVALLDAGRTHDHVTLLFGARDERANHATVLLDWLAAHGADAER; encoded by the coding sequence ATGGCGTTCGCGATCAAGCGCATCTACGACGCGCCGGAGGCCTCCGACGGGCACCGCGTGCTCGTCGATCGGCTCTGGCCGCGCGGCGTCTCCAAGGAGCGCGCCGAGCTCGACGAGTGGGCGAAGGACGTCGCTCCCTCCCCCGACCTGCGCGCCGAGTGGCACCGCAGCGACGACCCCGCCCGCTTCGACGAGTTCGCCGCGCGCTATCGCGCCGAGCTGGACGCGAACCCGGCCGCCGTGGCCCTCCTCGACGCCGGACGCACGCACGACCACGTCACGCTGCTGTTCGGGGCCCGCGACGAGCGCGCGAACCACGCGACCGTGCTGCTCGACTGGCTCGCGGCGCACGGGGCCGACGCCGAGCGCTGA